A part of Flavobacteriaceae bacterium GSB9 genomic DNA contains:
- a CDS encoding SPOR domain-containing protein, whose amino-acid sequence MKVLNIKLRFAPLLVCLLVSVYSFSQEGKVEVNHDKKIDVLLNLKKEMNKSDNDSDRYKIQVYSGNRSGAQNAQNEFSNTFSDWSSSMQYETPNFKVWAGNFRTRLEADRALQRIKKEFPAAFIFKPKK is encoded by the coding sequence ATGAAAGTATTGAACATAAAATTACGTTTTGCACCCCTTTTGGTATGCCTTTTAGTTAGTGTTTATAGTTTTTCCCAAGAAGGAAAGGTTGAAGTAAACCACGATAAAAAGATTGATGTTTTGTTAAACCTGAAAAAGGAAATGAACAAAAGTGACAACGATTCTGATCGCTATAAAATACAGGTTTACTCTGGCAACCGTTCTGGAGCACAAAACGCACAGAATGAATTCAGCAACACTTTTAGCGACTGGAGTTCTTCAATGCAATACGAAACACCAAACTTTAAGGTTTGGGCTGGTAATTTTAGAACAAGACTAGAAGCAGACCGCGCTTTACAACGCATAAAAAAAGAATTTCCAGCGGCTTTTATTTTTAAACCAAAAAAATAA